The genomic stretch TCACTAATGTACAAAGAACAGCCACATCCATGTTGAAGATGAAAtgtacacataacaatatttgttttaaacgtaaagagctaaatgccccaattaaagaCACAGCGGGAAATTGAATAAGAGTTAGACCTTCAGTGTGGCTGTAATCAGAGGaacatctcacgtgcaaagacacacataggctcaaataaAAGGATGAAGGAAGATTTACCTACGCAAGCAACTGGACAGCAAAAATAAGCAGAGGGGTTGGCAATCCTGTTctgataaacatatttttaaaacaacaaatataaagaaagacaaaaaggctTACATATGggaaagggatcaatgcaacaagaaaaacTAACGAACTAACTATTCGTAACTATATAGCACCCCAATACAGAGCATCctccagattcacaaagcaagttcttacaAACCTACCAAGAGACttaactcccacacaataatactgggagaaGTTAACACTCCAACTGAAATATTAACAAtcaagagacagaaaattaagaaggaatTCAGGACTTgagctcagctctggaccaaCAGACCATAATAGACAGCTACAGActcctccaccccaaatcaaacagaatatacatcttAGCAACCAAATGaagcactttattataaaatcaaCGCAAATGTTGAAAGTAAAACCACTCCTCGCCTCCAGCAAAATTGGAAATCATAACAGGCTCtgagatcacagtgcaatcaaattagaactcaagattaagaaaccaCCTCAAACTGCAAACTAGGAAAACTGAACAAATATGAATCGTCACCTAAATGACtgttgggtaaataatgaaattaaggaagaaataaattctttgaaaccaatgagaaacaAAGACAACAACGTAATCAGGAGATCTctgaagacacagcaaaaaaacacagctaaagtagtgttCCAGAGGGATATTGATAGGCCCACCCAAATTCACAGCAGAAGCGTGAAAGATCGAAAATGACAACCTAGCATCCAattaaaaagaactagaaaaagcaagATCAAATACAATTCAAAATCTAGATAATGAGACAAGAATACTAAGATCAAGCAGAACTGCAGGAGGGATAAAAGATATAAACCCTCCAAAAtcgtgaatccaggagctggtgtttgGAAAGATTAACATATAGACTgtttagccagactaataaagaagattAGAAAGAGATCAAATGTAACATAATAGAAAcatgataaagggggtatcaccagttttccccacaaaaatacaaatctaccatcagagaatattattaGATTTGTAAAATAAGAGAAGAACACCTCTATGATGCAAATAACTaacaaatctagaagaaatgataaattcctGACAACCATACACCTCCCAAGGTAAACAGGGAAGAATCGAATCCCTAAAATAGAGCGAATAATAAGTTCTAAATAAGAGGCATTAATTAATAGCTGACACTGTTTACcaaacaaaacagatatataaaccaattgATCATAACATATGCTGCGAAATAACACGCACACATCTACATCTACAACATCTGAtcgttgacaaacctgacaaaacaagaaaatggggaaaagaattccctattttATAATGGTGCGGGGAAAACGGACTAGCCTATGAGAAACTGAAACTGAACACCTTCCGTAgatctatatacaaaaattaaagtcAAGAGGGAGTAAAGGCCTTAACCTAAAACttaaaccctagaagaaaacctagcaatacgcattcaggacataggcataggccaAAGGACTTCatgaactaaaaatacaaaagcaatggGAACGAGAAGCAAAATTGAAAATGGGTTCTACAAAGTAAAGaggcttctgcaaagcaaaagaaacgatcatcagagtgaacaggcaacctacagaatgggaaaatttTTGCGATCTATATCATCTGACAAAGTCTAAATCCAGAAACTACagtaacttaaagaaatttacaagaaaagacaCCCCCATCATAAAGTTGGGCAAAGGAGATGACAGACCATCACAAAAAGAAGAATTTATGCAACCAAcgaacatgaaaaaaaaagcccCTCATCACTGGTCGTAGAGAATGAAAAGCAAACCAAAGTGAGATACCGTCTCATGCCAGTTTAGAACAGCTAGCTAAAAAGTCGGAAACAACAGAATGCTGAGAGGATgtgggagaaataggaatgcctttTTATACGGGTGGTGTGAGTGGTGAAGTAGTTTCAACCagttggaagacagtgtggcattaGTCCTTCAAGTATTCTAGAACGAGAaatacatttgacccagcaattccccATAGTGGTTATATACCCAAGGTTTagaatcattctactataaagaaaacattaacacCTATGTTACTGCAGTGCTATCgacatagcaaagacttggaaccaacccaaatgcccatcaataagagacttgataaagaaaggtggccacatatacaccagggaatactatgcattCCATAGAATAAATGATTTCTTGTCCTTTCAGGACATGGATGAActggaaaccatgattctcagcaaaAACTTAACACAGGAcagaaaccaaacacctcatTTTCTCACTCTAGTAGGAGTTTCACAATCATAACACATATGACACAGGgcgggaacatcacacagcagggcCTTCAGGGGGTGTGGGCCAAGGAGAGGgtgagcattaggacaaatacataATGGCCATGTGGGGGGCTTAAacttagatgacaggttgatggagTGCAGCAAAGCCCATTCACATGTagacctatttaacaaacctgcaaaaCCTGCCACGTTCTGTACAAGGTAGCCCcagaaattaaaagtttaaattaaaaaaaaaaaaaaaaaaaaaaacgctgttTAAAAAATTCCTGACTTCATTTGGTACACCCTGACTTCTTAAGTGANNNNNNNNNNNNNNNNNNNNNNNNNNNNNNNNNNNNNNNNNNNNNNNNNNNNNNNNNNNNNNNNNNNNNNNNNNNNNNNNNNNNNNNNNNNNNNNNNNNNAGTTGTTATAAATCTACTTACGCCAGCGTAGATTTGTTAGTTTAAGGACATCTCTCTAGGTAATGTCACatattgggtttttttgttgttgttgttgttgtttttagagacagagtcttactctgtcgcccagactggagtgcagtggctcaatcacagctcacagtagcctcgaattcctgggctcaaatgatctcccACCTTAgtccccagagtagctggaacgaaaagcatgcaccatcacgcctggcaaatttttaaaaatttttttgtagggacagggcctcactgtttcccaggctggcctcaaactcctgggttcaagtgatcctcccaccttggcctcctaaagtgctggaattataggtgtaagccactgaacCTGCTTAATGTAACATATTCTAAAAGATTCTTACTTTTATCACTTTCTTGATTCCCAAATTCCTATAGTGAGCATGTTAATTTCATAAACAGAGGTAAGTGAAACAAAAACGTCGTATTTAATTCTACCATTTAAACACAActgaatagttttatattttactccCACTTAGTTTTCATGCATATTAATGGagctataaattatttctttcaaggccaagtttggtggctcacgcctgtaatctcagcactttgggaggccaaagcaggcggatcatgaggtaaggagtttgagcccagcctggccaacatggtgaaacgccgtctctactaaaaatacaaaaattagctgggcatggtggtgcagacctgtaatcccagctactcgggaggctgaggcaggagaattgcttgaatccagtggtgcagacctgtaatcccagctactcgggaggctgaggcaggagaattgcttgaatccaggaggtagaggtcgcagtgagctgagatcacgccactacattccagcctgggtaacagacaaagactccatctcaagaagaagaagaagaaaaaaacacgaaaaattatttctttctctgctgcTGGTAATTTCACTGTCTCCAACATTTTGTTCTTATAAACAACCCTGGGATTAACATATTCCACACAGCCTCGATTTCAGATTATTTTCCTGTAGTATATTCCTAGAAGTAGAAATTCAGGGTCAAGGGACTTTGAACATTTTAAGGTATCTGATACATTCTGACAAATGGCTTTCTCCTGCAGGTAATAAAATGCAGTCCACTAGCATATCCCTAATATATCATCACTAGATCTTGAAGAGTATCtggttgttgcttttttttaatccttgacTAATTTTATAGGTGaataatattgaattttaaaacttgtttttattctctttagcATACTTTCATCACTCTATAATATCTAAAGCATTTGattttgtctatatatataatacaacaCATTGATTCTTTAAATGTATATTCCATAGTTAATCTTCCAGACTAAAATGACGTAAGACACCCACAAAACACAGAATTCATGCAGAGGTGCTATCCTCATGGAGAGAACACTGGCCATTCCTTCCTTTTACAGGCAACACAAACCACAAGTATCTGCCCTGGATGTCCTCTCTCTCTGACCAGGATTCTCCCAGAAGGGCAAAGGCCAAGATTTCCCCCCGCTAGTCTCCCGCACCACTTTCAGCAGCAGACCCAGCAGAAACAGATTTACCTCCCACATCACAGAATTGTCTCCATAGGTCTTCACTTCACTGGCGTTGACCACTTTACCTTGAAAGGGCCCAAACCTGACTCCTTTGGCAATAAAACTACTGCAGAACACACCAAAATGTGGGACTTCACCAAACACAGTCTGCATGAGGCATAGACCTAGGGgaaagcagaggcaggaaaagagaATGAGGAGGGTTGACTCTGCATTAGTTCAGGGAAAGAAATCCATGCAAGGAGTCCTGCCTACCTTCTGGAAGTTGAAGGGAGTCTTTATCCAGAGTTTGAGGAAGGGAATCAGACCCTAGCAAAAGGcaggttaaaacaaaacaatttttcattaaaaatgtattataaagtgCTTTCATGAGGTGTTTCCCTCCTTAACTCCCTAGAAGTAACCATCATTCCAGTTTGATGTTTATTTGTTGTTACTATTTTTCCCTGCTCATTTTACATGGTCTGTTCATATACGATTTCGCTGTATACAATTCCATATACAATTTCTCATTTGAGACTCAGAACAGCCTCATGGAAGGTTATGTAATTAACCCCATTAGGCAAATTCAGAGAATTTGAGGATCATAGGTAATGCTTGCTTAGTCAAGGAAGACTGGTTGGAAGTCCAAAGGTTGGAAGTCAAGGTCAGGGTAGCTAGCTGAGCTGGGACTCCTAGGTGTGAATTGCTGAAGCCTGTCATTGCATGTCAGCATAGAATCTGAACCTACCTGGGAGTTCATTGCAGGAACCATTTCTCTCTTGGTCCTTAGCTATCACTAAAATCAACCTTGGTCATGCACTTAAGCAAGCAGGGCCTCAGAAGTGAGCCCAGACAGCCCTGGCTCTCATGCAGATACTTCCCCCTTTCTGCCCTCTACAGCCTCAGCTCCACCTGGAAGCGCCTCTTCCCCATCCTGCCTGCATTCCCATCCATTTCGACTCCCAAATGGTGTGAACTCCCTTTACCAGAGCTGTCTGTGGGGACCAGGAGTCCTGAAATCGCATGGTGCAGGCTGGCTGGGTGATCCAGGCTGGGAGTGACCCCGTACAGAACGAAGTGCAGGTCCTGCTCCGTGAACTGGAACCGAGCAGGGGACTTCCCTTCTTGGTTGGAGGGTTTGGGACCATTCTCTGACTGCTTGCTGGGTGAGCAAGGTAATAACTGGGAGGTCCTAAGCCCCTCAGGTAACAGAGAAGCATCCACAGGGGGCGGTGGAATTAAAGTGTCAGGTCCACAACACGGGCCACTCTCGTTGTCGCCACCAACGATTTGGTGGCCCGGATCTTCACTGCTGGCACCCGTGTACTCGTGGCTGCTGCTCGGGAAGGGCGGCACTTCCCTGGGACTGTAATTACATAGAAATAGGAATgataggcctggcgcggtggctcaagcactttgggaggccgaga from Rhinopithecus roxellana isolate Shanxi Qingling chromosome 9, ASM756505v1, whole genome shotgun sequence encodes the following:
- the LOC115899619 gene encoding PR domain zinc finger protein 14-like; amino-acid sequence: MNPREVPPFPSSSHEYTGASSEDPGHQIVGGDNESGPCCGPDTLIPPPPVDASLLPEGLRTSQLLPCSPSKQSENGPKPSNQEGKSPARFQFTEQDLHFVLYGVTPSLDHPASLHHAISGLLVPTDSSGSDSLPQTLDKDSLQLPEGLCLMQTVFGEVPHFGVFCSSFIAKGVRFGPFQGKVVNASEVKTYGDNSVMWEVNLFLLGLLLKVVRETSGGKSWPLPFWENPGQRERTSRADTCGLCCL